The proteins below are encoded in one region of Ostrea edulis chromosome 3, xbOstEdul1.1, whole genome shotgun sequence:
- the LOC125675729 gene encoding nucleolar MIF4G domain-containing protein 1-like yields the protein MSNRKRTPFTLKCKAKEAPALKKYRSDVLNFSKTVDDSDKHRALFKNDKSFSRKQKRKEERKLKKARKHAFKCGRPLPSMQTWTKSKLDDVNFDTKKKSLKKLKEKKKKQRAKMKANKKEREKVEVTSRKQLMLEDNIKEDKMLKQLEKNLRLNKRKSKNLPQSFVNDGLDYLLDALDNPPDEEMEDMEDDAGLSSDEEEIGKRGNEDSEEEMDEDNSEEENDDEENDESVNEEEDFYFSDDDEESDSSEQNQLAGVTSERSGNVKSILSKSDTKGQKKQVTFEKATERNVKDENKLKRESVKMKKELTVDDDDDNGDDISDDDDNDDNKESDESVDEKDQDSELTEDIYGRLRDKEGNVVKSSPQTGKYVPPGRKLQTSDGKRKFQLERLQKQLKGLVNRASEANMSQICSQIEAVYRSNSRAEVTEILSAIVIDACVSVTMTPERLAMEMMMLITILHGNMGMEVGALFLQTVAQKYQSVCNHGNRLEDKSLDNTVMLFAFLYTFKVVDSVLIFGIMEDLVKSFQEKDIQILLLLLKNVGFTLRKDNPGGLKDVILEIQTAAKSLGGDQSSHVKYMLEIIMAIKNNNMRKIPNYDPEHLEHLKKVARGILRGSTLGEGQLHVTLKDLMNAEEKGRWWLVGSAWEGPTQDPKPAVAMESVVGDVSSQLLELARKQRMNTDIRKNIFCVIMSSQDYIDAFDKLLRLGLKNQQEREIIHIIVDLCLQEKNYNPFYTLLLQKFCLYHRRFQMSTQFLMWDRFKDMKKVSQIQRDHLSQLLSQLLSSKAMSLSVLKVVEFGTLDVYMLRFLKHLIQSVLLDYPEDVTRAMFHRIAPLSKLQHLHEGLKLFMQHFLLRKKSKDVVDTPLLKERIDMVDKILSASSSHSHSEFDD from the exons ATGAGCAATAGAAAGCGGACACCATTCACTCTGAAGTGTAAGGCTAAAGAAGCCCCAGCACTGAAGAAGTATCGAAGTGATGTGTTAAATTTCTCGAAAACTGTAGACGACTCAGATAAACACCGAGCGCTGTTCAAAAATGACAAGTCATTCTCCAGAAAACAAAAACGGAAGGAGGAAAGGAAACTGAAAAAGGCCCGAAAACATGCATTTAAGTGTGGAAGACCG CTCCCCTCCATGCAGACATGGACAAAATCGAAGCTAGACGATGTAAATTTTGACACTAAGAAAAAGTCATTAAAGAAACttaaagaaaagaagaagaaacagagggCAAAAATGAAAGCAAATAAAAAGGAAAGAGAAAAAGTG GAGGTGACTAGCAGAAAGCAGCTAATGCTTGAAGATAATATAAAGGAAGACAAGATGTTGAAACAGCTGGAGAAAAACCTTCGTCTCAACAAAAGGAAGAGCAAGAATCTCCCACAATCCTTTGTCAATGATGGACTGGACT ATTTGTTGGATGCTCTGGACAACCCCCCCGATGAAGAGATGGAGGACATGGAGGATGATGCAGGGTTATCCAGTGATGAAGAGGAAATCGGGAAGAGAGGAA ATGAAGATTCAGAGGAGGAAATGGATGAAGATAATTCAGAAGAAGAAAATGATGATGAAGAGAATGATGAGAGTGTAAATGAGGAAGAAGATTTTTACTTTAGTGATGATGATGAAGAATCAGATAGCAGTGAACAGAATCAATTGGCTGGTGTAACATCAGAAAGATCCGGTAATGTTAAATCAATTCTGTCAAAATCTGATACAAAAGGACAAAAGAAACAGGTGACATTTGAAAAAGCGACAGAAAGAAATGTAAAGGAtgaaaacaaactaaaaagGGAATCTGTGAAAATGAAGAAGGAATTAActgttgatgatgatgatgataatggcGATGATAttagtgatgatgatgataatgatgataacaAGGAGTCTGATGAGAGTGTAGATGAGAAGGATCAGGACTCGGAACTGACGGAAGACATTTATGGCAGACTTCGAGACAAGGAAGGAAACGTTGTGAAGAGTTCACCGCAGACAGGGAAGTATGTTCCTCCAGGAAGGAAGCTTCAGACCAGTGATGGAAAGAGGAAATTCCAGTTAGAGAGATTACAGAAGCAGCTGAAGGGACTTGTCAATAG AGCAAGTGAAGCCAACATGTCCCAGATCTGCTCGCAGATCGAGGCTGTTTACCGTAGCAACAGTAGGGCAGAGGTCACCGAGATTCTGTCGGCCATTGTGATCGATGCTTGCGTTTCTGTCACCATGACACCAGAAAGACTTGCCATGGAAATGATGATGCTTATTACCATTCTCCATGGAAACATGGGGATGGAAGTTG GTGCCTTATTTCTTCAAACTGTGGCCCAGAAATATCAGTCAGTATGTAACCATGGAAACAGATTGGAGGACAAGTCCCTTGACAACACGGTGATGCTGTTTGCGTTTCTTTACACATTCAAG GTTGTGGATAGTGTTCTGATTTTTGGAATAATGGAGGATTTAGTGAAGTCATTCCAAGAGAAAGATATTCAGATTCTTCTTCTGCTTCTAAAGA ATGTTGGTTTCACTCTGAGAAAAGACAACCCAGGTGGTCTGAAGGATGTTATTTTGGAGATTCAGACAGCGGCGAAGTCTCTGGGTGGGGATCAGTCCTCTCATGTCAAATACATGCTGGAGATCATCATGGcaattaaaaacaacaacatgaGGAAAATTCCTAACTATGATCCAGAGCACCTGGAGCATCTCAAGAAAGTGGCCAGAGGAATTTTGAGAG GGAGCACACTTGGTGAAGGTCAGCTACACGTCACTCTAAAGGACCTGATGAATGCTGAGGAGAAGGGGAGGTGGTGGCTGGTCGGCTCAGCCTGGGAGGGGCCCACACAGGACCCTAAACCTGCAG TTGCGATGGAGTCGGTGGTGGGGGATGTCAGTTCCCAGCTGCTGGAGTTGGCACGGAAACAGAGAATGAACACCGACATCAGGAAGAACATCTTCTGTGTCATCATGTCCAGTCAG GATTACATTGATGCCTTTGATAAGTTGCTTCGCCTGGGATTGAAGAACCAACAggaaagggagataattcataTCATTGTAGACCTGTGTCTACAAGAGAAGAACTATAACCCCTTCTACACTTTACTGTTACAGAAGTTTTGTCTGTATCACAGAAGATTTCAG aTGTCCACCCAGTTTCTGATGTGGGACAGATTTAAAGATATGAAGAAAGTTTCTCAGATACAGAGAGATCACCTCAGCCAGCTTTTGTCTCAGTTACTGTCCTCCAAAGCCATGTCACTGTCCGTTCTAAAG GTGGTAGAGTTTGGTACCCTGGATGTGTACATGCTGAGATTCCTAAAACATCTCATTCAGAGTGTTCTCTTGGATTATCCGGAAGACGTTACCAGGGCGATGTTCCATCGGATCGCCCCACTGTCCAAACTTCAGCACTTACACGAAGGACTGAAGCTGTTCATGCAGCATTTCTTATTGAGGAAGAAATCTAAGGATGTGGTAGACACTCCCTTATTAAAAGAACGTATTGACATGGTTGATAAAATTTTATCTGCTAGTTCATCTCATTCACATTCAGAATTCGATGACTGA
- the LOC125674735 gene encoding uncharacterized protein LOC125674735: protein MGIFSGGANCFGHWFRSKDPNSRNRKDDRRQMHIHILPFKFLKRFRSNNSERIHPVSDNYVDALRQEGLLVPGSSAHPALNICVEFLDDELQHYRRLRFKSYGRSRWDDVFATSRVRKVAMDMDVNEPIIDELPVSLWLDCVDPILPALVSLSQMQRRKTNLTKSKSSATPLPDPNESPRDHGDFDLEPWFLGVGPPLVDNIVLFLLPPTEEVRPTMMIESGHIEEKIRWYDLVTAHRGKQNVRSKCTRVSSPLVIFTSMYQAESEDDEEADPASEDEGHYHLIRDLFDE, encoded by the exons ATGGGGATATTTAGTGGTGGCGCTAATTGTTTCGGTCACTGGTTTCGATCAAAGGACCCAAACAGTCGTAACAGGAAGGATGATCGCCGACAGATGCATATACACATACTCccattcaagtttttaaaaaggtttCGTTCCAACAACTCCGAGCGGATACACCCAGTCTCAGACAATTATGTTGATGCCCTGCGACAAGAGGGCTTGCTAGTCCCCGGATCAAGTGCTCACCCCGCCCTCAATATATGTGTGGAGTTTCTGGATGATGAATTACAGCACTACAGACGGTTGCGATTTAAATCGTACGGCAGATCGAGATGGGATGACGTTTTTGCAACTTCTCGTGTCCGAAAAGTTGCCATGGATATGGATGTCAATGAACCAATCATTGATGAGCTGCCTGTCTCGCTGTGGCTGGACTGTGTGGATCCCATTCTTCCCGCTCTTGTCTCACTCAGTCAAATGCAACGACGCAAAACAAACCTAACCAAATCTAA GTCCTCCGCAACCCCGTTGCCAGATCCAAACGAATCACCCAGGGACCATGGCGATTTCGATCTGGAGCCTTGGTTTCTTGGTGTGGGGCCTCCACTTGTTGACAACATCGTGTTGTTTCTTCTGCCACCAACGGAAGAAGTCAGACCCACAATGATGATTGAAAGTGGACACATTGAGGAGAAGATCCGGTGGTACGACCTCGTCACG GCACACAGAGGCAAACAGAACGTGAGATCTAAATGCACCAGAGTTTCATCTCCGCTAGTGATCTTCACATCCATGTATCAAGCAGAAAGTGAGGACGACGAGGAGGCGGATCCTGCGTCGGAGGATGAGGGGCACTATCACCTGATCCGCGATCTTTTTGACGAATAA